CGCCAGCGCCACGATCGCGGGGATGATCAGCAGGATGAGGATGATGCTAATCGCGAGAATAAACTGGCTGCTCGACATGGGTGCCTTCCTCTTGGGGTGCGCCTGGCGCGGCCCCGATCTGCTCTACAGGCCCAGCGTCTGCCAGGGGCACGGCCCCGCGCACCAGGGGGGCGGGGTCGATCAGGCCGCGCGACTGCAGGGTGGCCTGCAGCCTGCGCAGCTCCTCGGCCAGCGCGGCCACATCGGCCTGCAGCGCGGCCACATCGGGCGCGGCGATCAGCTCGCTGCCGTCGGTGGCCACCAGCTGCGGCTCCGGCGCGGCCACATCGGGTGCGGCGATCAGCTCGCTGCCGTCGGCGGCCACCAGCTGCGGCTCCGGCGCGGCCACATCGAGCGGCGGCTGGGCCACGGCGGGCAGCCCGTTGGGCTTGGTGGTGCGGGCCACCGGGCTGGGCTGGGCAACCTCGTCCAGCGTGGCGCGGGTGGGGGCGATCACATCATCCTTCACCAGCGTGTTCACCTCGCGGGCGGCCTTCACCACCTCGTCGCGGGCGCTCTGCACCTCGGCCAGGCTCTCGCGCAGGTTGGCCAGCTCGGCCTCGATCTCCTGGCGGGCGCGCAGCACCATGGCCGCATCGGGCGAGCGCTGCACCCAGTTGCGCACTGTCACCAGGAAGCGCCCCGCCTGGCGGGCCAGCACCGGCAGGCGCTCTGGCCCCACCACCACCAGGGCGATGATCACCACAAAGATCAGCTCGCCTGGCCCGACGCCTAGAAATTCCATCCAAACCTCCGCGCGTGCCGCCACCAGGGCGGCGGGAGAATGCGTTCACCTAGGGGCGAGGCGACCACGAACCGTGCCGCCGCTAGCATCATACCACGAAGTCTCGGGGCTGGCAGCATGCGCCAGCGGTGCAACAAAACGCACCACAGCGGCAGGCGTGCGGCGGAACATCCGCAGGGCCTGGGCCAGTGGTGCGCTGCCTGCCGCTCGGCAGGGGCCAGGCGCACGCGCCGCCGCTGGGGGTGGCGCGTGTGCCCGATATACTACGCCTCGCTGTGCGAGTCGACGTACTCCAGGGCGTCCTGAACGGTCAGGATCTTCTCGGCATCCTCATCGGGGATCTCGACCCCGAACTCCTCCTCAAGCGACATGATCATTTCGACCAAGTCGAGCGAGTCGGCATTCAGATCCTCGTTGAAGCGAGCGCTCGGAACCACCTTCTCCTCATCCACATTCAGCTGCTCGGCGACGATCTTCTTCAGCCGGGCCTCGATCTCAGGTGAAGCCATGGGGAAATCTCCTTTCAAGACATGTAGGCACGTTAGAGGGCGTTACGCAGACTCGCCACGGTCGGAGTCCTCAACATAGCGGATCACGACTGTGCCGAGCACACCGTTGATAAAGCGGCTCGAGTTATCGCTGCCAAAATGCTTGGCAAGCTCCACCGCTTCGTTGATGACAGCTTTGACTGGGGTTTTCTCGGTGTCATCAAGGAGGATCTCGTAGAGGGCGATTCGTAAGATGGCTTTATCTACGCCGGGCATCTGGCTCACCGGCCAGCTGGGCGCTGCCTCTTCGATAATGTGGTCAATATACGACAGGTTTTCCCAGGCACCCTCGACCAGCTGGCGGAGAAAGCGCTGCCCTTCGGGGGGTAGCTGCTCTTCCTCGGCGCGCAGCGCCACGGCCTGGTCGAGCACGTGGTCGGTGGCATCAAGCTCGAAGAGCACCTGCAGCGCCGCAATACGAACACGATGGCGCAAGCTAGCCACGAGGAACCTCCACATCTTGAATGTAGACATTCACCTCGCGCACGCCCAGGCCCACCATGTCCTGGATCACCGCCGCAGCGGTCGCCTGGACTGTCACACCTAGTTCTAGCAAATTGGTATCCAGCTTCGCAATAATATAGCAGTCGGCGGTCACCTGTTCGTCCGCAACTTTCACCACGATCCCATGGTAGAGCGTCGCATTCAGTGCGCTTGCCGCCGGTGCCCAGCCCATACGCGCCACGCCTGGGACTTCGGTCACTGCAAGGTGCACCAGCTGCGCCAGCACACTTGGGGCCACTATCACGCTGCCGGATGCCTGCGTCACTATTGCCTAACCTTTGCGCTGTTCCATCAGCTGCGGTAGGAAGCTGAGATCGAACTCGCCGCGCTGGAATAGCTCTTCACCCAGCAACATATGCTGGAAGGGAATCGTCGTCGTCACACCGGTGACCACACACTCGTTGAGCGCCCGCCGCATGCGCTGCACGGCATCGCCGCGCGTCTCGCCCCAGGCGATCACCTTGGCCAGCAGCGAGTCGTAGACCCCAGGCGGCGTGTAGCCGCTATAGATGTGGGAATCCACACGCACCCCAGGCCCGCCGGGCGGCAGGTAGAATTCGATCTCGCCGCCAGAGGGAAGGAAATCGCGGTCGGGATCTTCCGCATTGATACGGCACTCAATCGCGTGCCCGCGTATTCTAACGTCTTTCTGAGAGAGCGTCAAGCGCTCGCCAGAGGCGATCAGCAGCTGCCAGCGCAGCAGATCGAGGCCTGTCACCATCTCGGTCACGGGGTGCTCCACCTGGATGCGCGTGTTCATCTCCATGAAGTAGAACTGGCCATCTGGCCCCAGCAGGAACTCGAGCGTACCCGCGTTCACATAGCCGATCGAGCGCACGCCGCGCAGCGCCGCCTCGCCCATGCGCTCGCGCAGCTCGGGGCTGACGGCGGGCGAGGGGCTCTCCTCGATGATCTTCTGGTGTCGGCGCTGCACCGAGCAGTCGCGCTCGCCCAGGTGGATGGCGTTGCCGTACTGATCGGCCAGCACCTGCATCTCCACATGGCGCATGCCGGTCAGGTAGCGCTCCATGTACAGGTCGCCGTTGCCAAACGCCGACTCGGCCTCGGCCCGCGCCGTGGCGTAGGCCCGCGCCAGCTCGCCCTCCTCTTGCACCACGCGCATGCCGCGCCCGCCGCCGCCCGCCACCGCCTTCAGCAGCACGGGGAAGCCGATCTGGGCCGCGATCTCCTGCGCCTCCTCCACCGAGCGCAGCACGCCATCCGAGCCAGGGATCACTGGCACGCCGGCGCGCTTCATGGTCTCGCGGGCGATCGCCTTGTCGCCCATCAGCCGGATGGCCTCGGGCGAGGGGCCGATAAAGGTCAGCTGGCACTGCGCACAGATCTCGGCGAAGTAGGCGTTCTCGGACAAAAAGCCGTAGCCGGGGTGCACCGCGTCGCAGCCCGTGATCAGCGCCGCCGAGATCAGGGCGGGCGGGTTCAGGTACGATCGGGCGGGCGAGGCCGGGCCGATGCACACCGACTCGTCGGCCAGGCGCACCGCCAGGCTGTCGCGGTCGGCCTGCGAGTAGGCCACCACCGTCTCGATGCCCAGCTCCTGGCAGGCCCGCACGATTCGCACGGCGATCTCGCCACGGTTCGCAATAAGAACTTTTTTCAGCATAATCCTGACACGCTCGTCATTCAGTGCGCCGCAGCAGCCGCGCGGGCCGCCGCCTGCGCCTACTGCATCACCATGCCGCCATCCACCGCCAGCGTCTGACCGGTGATATACGACGCCGCATCCGAGGCCAGGAAGCACACCAGCGCGGCCACATCCTCGGGCTGGCCCAGCCGCGCCAGCGGGATGCCGGCCATGATCTCGGCCTTTACCTGGTCGCTCAGCACGCCGGTCAGCTCGGTGGCAATATACCCCGGCGCGACTGCGTTCACCGTAATCGCCCGCGAGGCCATCTCGCGCGCCACACTCTTGGTGAAGCCGATCAGGCCAGCCTTGGCGGCGGCGTAGTTCGCCTGCCCGGCGTTGCCCATCAGGCCCACCACCGAGGTGATGTTGATGATCCGCCCGCCCTTGGCCTTGGTCATCGGGCGCAGCGCCGCCTTGGTGCACAGGAACACGCCGCGCAGGTTGGTGTCGATCACCGCGTCGAAGTCGTCCTCCTTCATGCGCAGCAGCAGGGTGTCGCGGGTGATGCCCGCGTTGTTCACCAGGATGTCGAGCCTGCCAAACTGCTCAAGCGTCGCCTTGAACAGCGCGTCCACGCCCTCGGCGGTGCTCACATCGGCCTGCACCGCCAGGGCTGTACCGCTAGCCGCAGCGATGGCATCCACCACCTCCTGGGCCGCGTCGGCGTTGCTCTTATAGTTCACCACCACCGTCGCTCCTGCGCCGGCCAGGGCCAGGGCGATCGCCCGCCCAATGCCGCGCGAGCCGCCGGTGACAATCGCAACCTTATTCTGAAGGCTGATCTGCATGCCCCACTCCACTCAAACTCGCTACTTCTCCGCCATCTCGTACAGGGTCACACCATCGATCAGCACGATCGGGCGATCCTTCGCCGACTTGCTGGCCGTAGGCAGGAAGGTGGTGGATGCGACAACCACGCCCTTCTTGCAGCCCTCGCGCTTCATCTCCTGATACAGCCCCTCGACAGTGCCGGGGCCAACCTTATCGGCCACAGTCAGCCGCAGGTGCCACAGCTCTTCCTCGTGCTCCATCCAGAGATCGAGGTGCTTATCTTTGTCGGTGAACTGGTAGTTCTTGAAGCTAAATCCCTGCTTCTTCCAGATGCTGTTGACGTAGCTGCCAAACTGCGGCAGCGACATGCCGCTGATGTCGCTCGGCTCGCGCACCGCCGGGGCGCGCTCGAGCTGGCCGCCGCGCGCGTCGATCTCGGCCCGCACCAGACGCTGGCGCTCCTCGGATCGGCCCGCCATCGACGCGCCAAACGAGCAGAAGATCAGCAACGCCACGCTTACAAAGCCCGAAAACTGCACAAACTGCGACTCGGGCGTCGCCAGCGGGGCCGGGGTGCCCTGGGTGATCGCGCGCTGCTCCATCGAGGCCCCCACCGGGGTAAAGAACAGCAGCACGTACAGCGTCGCCAGACCTATGATCGCGCTCACCAGGCCCATCATGAAGCCATGCAGGCCGTAGTAGCCCTTCACGCGCCGCCCAATGATCAGCCCAGCACCCACGGGCACGATACCGGCAAACAGCTGCAGAATATCGGCGCTCGTGATCACGATCGGCATCAGCAGGCCCGCCCCCACGCCGATCAGCGCCACCATCCGCCAGTCGAGGCTCGCGAAGCCCTGGCGCAGGTAGGGCAATATATCTCCCAACTGCAGCCGGGCGCGAGCGCCCCCCTGCGGCTCACTCTGTTGCGTCACATCTACC
The sequence above is a segment of the Chloroflexia bacterium SDU3-3 genome. Coding sequences within it:
- a CDS encoding twin-arginine translocase TatA/TatE family subunit — protein: MEFLGVGPGELIFVVIIALVVVGPERLPVLARQAGRFLVTVRNWVQRSPDAAMVLRARQEIEAELANLRESLAEVQSARDEVVKAAREVNTLVKDDVIAPTRATLDEVAQPSPVARTTKPNGLPAVAQPPLDVAAPEPQLVAADGSELIAAPDVAAPEPQLVATDGSELIAAPDVAALQADVAALAEELRRLQATLQSRGLIDPAPLVRGAVPLADAGPVEQIGAAPGAPQEEGTHVEQPVYSRD
- the acpP gene encoding acyl carrier protein — protein: MASPEIEARLKKIVAEQLNVDEEKVVPSARFNEDLNADSLDLVEMIMSLEEEFGVEIPDEDAEKILTVQDALEYVDSHSEA
- the nusB gene encoding transcription antitermination factor NusB → MWRFLVASLRHRVRIAALQVLFELDATDHVLDQAVALRAEEEQLPPEGQRFLRQLVEGAWENLSYIDHIIEEAAPSWPVSQMPGVDKAILRIALYEILLDDTEKTPVKAVINEAVELAKHFGSDNSSRFINGVLGTVVIRYVEDSDRGESA
- a CDS encoding Asp23/Gls24 family envelope stress response protein, encoding MVTQASGSVIVAPSVLAQLVHLAVTEVPGVARMGWAPAASALNATLYHGIVVKVADEQVTADCYIIAKLDTNLLELGVTVQATAAAVIQDMVGLGVREVNVYIQDVEVPRG
- the accC gene encoding acetyl-CoA carboxylase biotin carboxylase subunit, with the protein product MLKKVLIANRGEIAVRIVRACQELGIETVVAYSQADRDSLAVRLADESVCIGPASPARSYLNPPALISAALITGCDAVHPGYGFLSENAYFAEICAQCQLTFIGPSPEAIRLMGDKAIARETMKRAGVPVIPGSDGVLRSVEEAQEIAAQIGFPVLLKAVAGGGGRGMRVVQEEGELARAYATARAEAESAFGNGDLYMERYLTGMRHVEMQVLADQYGNAIHLGERDCSVQRRHQKIIEESPSPAVSPELRERMGEAALRGVRSIGYVNAGTLEFLLGPDGQFYFMEMNTRIQVEHPVTEMVTGLDLLRWQLLIASGERLTLSQKDVRIRGHAIECRINAEDPDRDFLPSGGEIEFYLPPGGPGVRVDSHIYSGYTPPGVYDSLLAKVIAWGETRGDAVQRMRRALNECVVTGVTTTIPFQHMLLGEELFQRGEFDLSFLPQLMEQRKG
- the fabG gene encoding 3-oxoacyl-[acyl-carrier-protein] reductase, which produces MQISLQNKVAIVTGGSRGIGRAIALALAGAGATVVVNYKSNADAAQEVVDAIAAASGTALAVQADVSTAEGVDALFKATLEQFGRLDILVNNAGITRDTLLLRMKEDDFDAVIDTNLRGVFLCTKAALRPMTKAKGGRIINITSVVGLMGNAGQANYAAAKAGLIGFTKSVAREMASRAITVNAVAPGYIATELTGVLSDQVKAEIMAGIPLARLGQPEDVAALVCFLASDAASYITGQTLAVDGGMVMQ
- a CDS encoding restriction endonuclease; this encodes MGVDVTQQSEPQGGARARLQLGDILPYLRQGFASLDWRMVALIGVGAGLLMPIVITSADILQLFAGIVPVGAGLIIGRRVKGYYGLHGFMMGLVSAIIGLATLYVLLFFTPVGASMEQRAITQGTPAPLATPESQFVQFSGFVSVALLIFCSFGASMAGRSEERQRLVRAEIDARGGQLERAPAVREPSDISGMSLPQFGSYVNSIWKKQGFSFKNYQFTDKDKHLDLWMEHEEELWHLRLTVADKVGPGTVEGLYQEMKREGCKKGVVVASTTFLPTASKSAKDRPIVLIDGVTLYEMAEK